The Ignavibacteriota bacterium genomic sequence ACCAATTATAGCTGCGGCTTTTCATCCTTCTTTGGCGAGTGTCGGCGTTTTACTCGCGGTACTTGGTTATGCACTTGGAACATATGGTGCTTGGCTTTGTGCAATTTTAATGTCTTTAATTTAACAAGGTAACAATGAATTTTAATAAAATATTTATCACTTTATTGTTTTCATCCACTATTATATTTACTCAAGAGGTGAATTTTTTTGGAAAACTTAAACAAGGTCATTTGATATTTGGCAAAGCGGAAAATGTTGCTGATATTACAATAGATTCGGCTAAAATATCATTTGATAAATTTGGAAATTTCATTTTCGGTTTTGATAGAGACGATACTGCTGAACACATATTTGTTTTTAAATTTGATAATAAAACAATCGTTAAGAAACTTACACCCAAAAAAGAAAATTATAATATTCAAAGAATTAAGGGTATGAAGCAAAAATATATTGAAGCACCGAATGAAGAATTACCGAGAATTGAAAAAGAAAGAGAAATATCGAAAGCGGCAAGGGAAAAAGTCGGAAGCGTAAAAGATTTGTTATATCTTAAGGGTTTCGTAAAACCGATTGAAAAAGCCAGAATATCAAGTGTTTTCGGAAGTCAGAGAATATTAAACGGTATACCTAAAAATATGCATAATGGAATTGATTTTGCCGCGCCGCTTGGAACACCGGTAAAAGCAATGGCTGATGGGGTTGTTCATCTTTCCGCGGATAACTTTTATTACAGCGGAAATTATATATTATTAGATCACGGTTTGGGTTTAAATTCATTTTATCTGCATCTTAGTAAAAGTTTTGTAAAAGTTGGTCAATCGGTTAAGAAAGGCGAAATTATTGGTGAAGTCGGTACTACAGGAAGATCAACAGGTCCGCATTTGCATTGGGGAGTTCAATGGTTTGATAAAAGAGTTGATCCAAATTCTGTTTTTGATTTTAAAGAAGGGAAATAAATTGAAGCTGTTAATCTTTTACGTTAACTCATTTTCATTTGAAACAAATCACAAAGGTTTAGAATCTGCCGTTGAATCGAATATTAAAGAAGAAATTAATAATGCAGTATTAGGTTTTATTCATGTCGAAGAAAAAGATGAGAGCAATAGCTCTGATGTTGAAACAAAACTAATCAAGAATTTAAAATGGGCTGCGCGTAAAAATGAAACAAACAGAATAATTCTCCATTCATTCAATCACTTATCGGAAAGCAGCGCTAATCCCGAGTTTACAAAAAAAATGTTAAATAACGCCGAATTTAGATTAAGGAATTCTGAATATTCGGTATCTCAAACTCCATTTGGTTATTTTTTGAATATTAAAATGGATGCTCCGGGAAATCCATTAGCAAGAATATTTAAGGAATTTTAATTCTCCGGTTTTTTGCCTTAACTTATCAAATAATTTATAATTTTATTTATTTTACTTCACGGCATAATTACAAGTTCGCAAATATTTATTCATATAATCATTACATGAACGAGGGAAACAAACTTGAAAAATAAAATAATTTTTCTTTGTTTAATTTCTTTACTTAATACAAAAAATTTTTCACAGCTTTTAACACTGCCGCATAATTGGCAGTTTAAGACGGGAGATAATTTAGAATACATGCAAAGTGATATTAATGATTCTGAATGGGATTCTATATATGTTCCGGCAAACTGGGAAAATCAAGGTTATGAAAATTACAATGGATTTGGATGGTACAGAGTTCATTTCAATATTAATATTGATTCAATAAAAAGTACGGAATTAATGCTGCTGTTAGGAAAAATAGATGATGCCGATGAAACATATTTAAATGACAAATTGCTTGGAAAGACGGGATCGGTCGCGCCGAATTACAGCACTGCGTGGAATTTACAGCGAGCTTATGAAATTCCTCATGGTTTGTTGAAAAATGAAAATACTTTGGCTGTAAGAGTTTATGATGAAGTTGGCGGAGGCGGAATTTACGGAGGTGAATTTGGAATATGCGATAAGGAGACTTACATTGATCTGCTGAATTTGAAGCCGGCTCCCAAAAAATCTTTCAATCAAATAGTTACGTCAAACGGACTAATATCAGCCGTTTATAACGAACTTTCAAATTCAGTTGAATACGTAAAGCCTTATATATTTAGAGATTTTGATTCAACTCATTCAGTTAAACCGTTTGTCTATAATATTAAATTGAATGCAAATATTAAGCCCGGTAAAATTGAATATTTTGATAACACTCACGTAATTTGCGCTGATTATGAAAAGTATAAAGTTTATTATTTCGCGCCCTTTACTACATCAGATAAAATATTTTACGCCGCGATTGCGGGTAAAAATGAAGATGTTAAAAATCTCAAATTTACTTATGAAAAATCATATTGCAATATTTTAAGCGAAGAAAAAATTATTTCATTTCCTAATAACGAAATTGTAAAATATTTTCTATTCTCTTTCAACGATTCACTGCAAAGCAATACTCAAGATTTTCAAAAAGCTTTATCAATATTAGATTCAATAAATATGCTTGATAATGAGATTTTATTTATGAAAAATGTTTTTGCCAAATCGCATTATCCGCAGAATATTTCGGCAGACGAAAAAAATCTTTATGAGCAATCGATTACAGTTTTAAAAATGGGACAAGTTGCAGATAATGAAATATTCCCTAAATCGCGCGGACAAATAATCGCTTCTCTTTTGCCAGGCAATTGGAATATCGGATGGGTGAGAGACGCAGTTTACTCAATTATGGCATTGAATAAATTGAACTTATTTGATGAGGCAAAAAGCGCTATTAACTTTTTCCTTAATGCCGATGCCGGATATTATAAAAATTTTATCTTAAAGGAAGACGGAATTGATTACGGCGTCAAATCCGATTACCAAATAAGTGTTTGCAGATATTTTGGCCCAGGTGTTGAAGAAGCTGATGGCGGTGATAATCCGAATATTGAGCTTGATGGTTTTGGATTATTTTTAATTGGATTTTCGGATTATATAAATCAAAGCAATGATATAGAATTCCTTAAGGCAAACTATGAAAAAATAAATAAACTTATTGCTGATCCGATACTCACTTTTATTGATTCAAATAAAATCATTAGAACTGAATCCGGACCATGGGAATATCATCTTCCCGGAAAGCAGTACGCATTTACAGCAAATGTAAATTCAGTTGGATTAAGAAATTATTCCGAATTGCTAAAGCATAATTCTCTTAATAATTATGAAAAATATTTTTCAGCCCACAAAGAATTGACGGAAGGGATAAAAAATAATTTTATTTATGAAGGCAAAACAATTAAGGGATTTAAAGCTGCGGAAAACCCAAATACAAAGGATTTTTACGACGGCGGAACAATAGAAATATTTAATTTCAATATTATTACCGACCAGAAATTTTATGAAAGTTATTATAATGATTATGAAAATAATTTGCGAATTAGCGAGCGCAGAGGCTTTTCAAGGTTGAATAATCCCGATTGGTATACAATAAGTGAATGGCCTTTTTTAAATATGAGAATTATTTCCACTTTGCTTAAATTTAAAAAATATGAAAAGGCAAAACAACTCTTTGATTGGACAACAAATTATTCAAAGTTAAATCATAATTTAATAGCCGAACTTTATGATCATGATACTGAAAATTACGGCGGTGAAATTCCAATGGTTGGTTATGGCGCCGGCGCATATATTCTTACATTAAATGATATGGCAGCTTATTTGTATAGTTTTAAGAAATAGAATATTATCAAAAAAAGTTCAATAATATTCTATTTTATTGAATGTTAATTTTGGACTATTTAATT encodes the following:
- a CDS encoding M23 family metallopeptidase, producing the protein MNFNKIFITLLFSSTIIFTQEVNFFGKLKQGHLIFGKAENVADITIDSAKISFDKFGNFIFGFDRDDTAEHIFVFKFDNKTIVKKLTPKKENYNIQRIKGMKQKYIEAPNEELPRIEKEREISKAAREKVGSVKDLLYLKGFVKPIEKARISSVFGSQRILNGIPKNMHNGIDFAAPLGTPVKAMADGVVHLSADNFYYSGNYILLDHGLGLNSFYLHLSKSFVKVGQSVKKGEIIGEVGTTGRSTGPHLHWGVQWFDKRVDPNSVFDFKEGK
- a CDS encoding beta galactosidase jelly roll domain-containing protein, coding for MKNKIIFLCLISLLNTKNFSQLLTLPHNWQFKTGDNLEYMQSDINDSEWDSIYVPANWENQGYENYNGFGWYRVHFNINIDSIKSTELMLLLGKIDDADETYLNDKLLGKTGSVAPNYSTAWNLQRAYEIPHGLLKNENTLAVRVYDEVGGGGIYGGEFGICDKETYIDLLNLKPAPKKSFNQIVTSNGLISAVYNELSNSVEYVKPYIFRDFDSTHSVKPFVYNIKLNANIKPGKIEYFDNTHVICADYEKYKVYYFAPFTTSDKIFYAAIAGKNEDVKNLKFTYEKSYCNILSEEKIISFPNNEIVKYFLFSFNDSLQSNTQDFQKALSILDSINMLDNEILFMKNVFAKSHYPQNISADEKNLYEQSITVLKMGQVADNEIFPKSRGQIIASLLPGNWNIGWVRDAVYSIMALNKLNLFDEAKSAINFFLNADAGYYKNFILKEDGIDYGVKSDYQISVCRYFGPGVEEADGGDNPNIELDGFGLFLIGFSDYINQSNDIEFLKANYEKINKLIADPILTFIDSNKIIRTESGPWEYHLPGKQYAFTANVNSVGLRNYSELLKHNSLNNYEKYFSAHKELTEGIKNNFIYEGKTIKGFKAAENPNTKDFYDGGTIEIFNFNIITDQKFYESYYNDYENNLRISERRGFSRLNNPDWYTISEWPFLNMRIISTLLKFKKYEKAKQLFDWTTNYSKLNHNLIAELYDHDTENYGGEIPMVGYGAGAYILTLNDMAAYLYSFKK